TTGCGGGCGCGCCGGGCCATCATGGTGATACCGGCAGGGGAGAGCTCGTCGGTGGCAACAGAGGTGATTCGACCGTCGAGCTCGTGAGCCTCGTCAATGACAACGCAGTCGTGCTGCGGCAAAATCATGGCGTCGGAGAGCGCATCGATGGCCAACAGTGCGTGATTGGTGACAACGATGTCAACGTTGGAGGCCTCGCGGCGGGCTTGTTCGGCGAAACACTCCTCGCCGAAAGGGCAGGAAATGGCACCGACGCATTCGCGAGCCGTGACGGAGACCTGCCGCCAGGCTTCGTTGGAAACGCCCTTGTCCAGGCTGTCGCGGTCGCCGGTGTCGGTGTCATTGGCCCACTCGCGTAGCCGCATGACCTCGGCAGCGGTTCGGCTGAGCTGCGCTTCGCTGAGGAGGGCAGTGGGGCCAACGGCGTCACCTGAGCTGGCCTGCTCGGATTCATCACCGTCCATGACGGGATCTTTGATGACATTTCCGACCTTGGACTTGCACAGGTAGTTCGAGCGGCCCTTGAGGATTGCGAAGGTTGGCGTGCGGGACAAGTGTGGCTCTAGCGAACTGACTAGCCGCGGCAAGTCGCGTTCGACCAGCTGGCGTTGCAGCGCAATGGTCGCCGTGGAAACGATTACAGACTCGTCGGACTCCATTGCTTGCACAATGGCAGGCACCAGGTAGGCCAGCGACTTACCCGTACCGGTGCCTGCCTGTACCGCTAGGTGCCGCTCGCGCGCAAAGGCGGAGGCCACCGACCGGGACATTTTGACCTGATTCGGTCGAGTCGTTCCGCCGAGTCCCTTCACTGCCGCATCGAGAAGAGCTTCGATGCTATCCGCGTTATGGACGCTGGCTCTCGGTGAAGCTAGCTCGTCAACATCGTCAAAGTCCTCAAAGTCGTCCGATAGCTCAGCAAAATCTGCGTGCCCGATACTGTCCGACACAGTTCCCCGCCGCCTAAACGCCGTGAAAACGGACGGACAGTACCGGCTCGTCACGGGAAAGTGCAAGTCCCTCCCACGGGAGGCTGACCAGCGCTTTAACCAAGTGATCGCGGGACTCCTCCAAGGTCGGTAGACCATCGACGACCTCGCCATCGCGCATCATCGGAATGGTCAGATCGCGGTAGTGCAGGTTGCCCACATCCGGGATTTCTGAGCCGAGCGGGAAAGCGATTTCCTCCACGGCGGTACCGGAACGACGGCAGGTACGAATAGCCGCCTTCACGCCACCGTGGCTTCGCTTGTCCAACGAGCGCTTGGCGACGGGCACCCCATCAACTTCGACCATCTTGTAGACCAGGCCCGCAGTCGGTGCGCCGGAGCCAGTGACTACAGAGGTGCCCACGCCGTAGACATCGACCGGCTCTGCCCTCAGCGCCGCAATGGCGAACTCGTCGAGGTCAGAGGACACTACGATGTTGGTGTTGTGCGCCCCCAGCGAGTCGAGCTGCTGACGCACCTGGCGAGCGAGAACTCCGAGGTCGCCGGAGTCAATACGTACACCGCCGAGTTCCGGACCCGCGACCTCAATAGCCGTATTGACGCCCTCGGTGATGTCGTAGGTATCCACCAACAAAGTGGTGTCGGTTCCCAGTGTGTCAATCTGAGCCTTGAAGGCCGCAGCCTCGTTCGTCGTGCCATCTGGGTTGGTGTGCAACAGAGTCCACGCGTGCGCAGCGGTACCGGAGGCTGGGATGTTGTACCGTGCCGCTGCCTCCAAGTTGGAGGTGGCGCTAAAACCTGCCAGGTAAGCGGCGCGGGCAGCAGTCACAGCTGCTTCTTCATGAGTGCGACGCGAACCCATTTCAATAATCGGGCGCCCACCGGCAGCCGTGACCATTCGGGTTGCTGCCGAGGCGATGGCGGAGTCCGCATTGAGAATGGAGAGAATAACAGTCT
The sequence above is drawn from the Corynebacterium jeikeium genome and encodes:
- a CDS encoding nicotinate phosphoribosyltransferase, translating into MIDKHSSTALLTDKYELTMLQASLADGSGERQVAFEVFGRRLPNERRYGVVAGTARVLDAIRNFRFTEEQLASLDFLDDRTLDYLRNYSFSGQVDGYREGELYFPASPILTVRGTFAECVILETVILSILNADSAIASAATRMVTAAGGRPIIEMGSRRTHEEAAVTAARAAYLAGFSATSNLEAAARYNIPASGTAAHAWTLLHTNPDGTTNEAAAFKAQIDTLGTDTTLLVDTYDITEGVNTAIEVAGPELGGVRIDSGDLGVLARQVRQQLDSLGAHNTNIVVSSDLDEFAIAALRAEPVDVYGVGTSVVTGSGAPTAGLVYKMVEVDGVPVAKRSLDKRSHGGVKAAIRTCRRSGTAVEEIAFPLGSEIPDVGNLHYRDLTIPMMRDGEVVDGLPTLEESRDHLVKALVSLPWEGLALSRDEPVLSVRFHGV